One window of the Babesia bovis T2Bo chromosome 2, whole genome shotgun sequence genome contains the following:
- a CDS encoding cyclic nucleotide-binding domain containing protein yields the protein MGSNSTSHNNQPIANVVRNTKRVPTGIFTRGIKASETAQSILHSEVKPADSYFSDSSDSSDLSEPLSTFSDSALDDESCSSPRNYTDDELLAMKYLMIATLKTKFTSLGAAFQCMDIDNCGAVDRDSFFMFVENLCIASFENSDMPYLFDMLKDASSDAITMSSLYHSSGETITTTKGLHDRLQHAYGSARLAFVKQCGPLKMSTTCSDSDFVAMCTNIGVPEATARDLFKKLDVCDNGYVTVMTMLKLMCGDWTFEDAVAKESVASSSYNQILGYWTTDDYDSFRKELKDHESSVFDVLDYGVDVSLVDNTWEEPCSLADEGNTIKRYMDLVIKPAITAHPYYKSLSLVQKQYIATLLTESRQKSGSVVIAQGDKDFPLYLLLSGLLESSYTTYIFVESYKTEVEVGTWLDFDSLVNKQVATMTYTVSDTDEALLGRIDRRKFHETVVPMVETRIKRVAVIATFLSKVSCLEGLDDNDIHLIACASVVRKRKMHETIYRQGDKPDWFYIIFDGSVDLCMPGSRDNTAITLFTTSLLGTEEVINSMPAYSNTVIASSSTVLLLGWPAGSFKSVFGAACERIKDASLKAHSQCCHLFSQMLEASKNAGTKSSKSVSFSPDTADNNV from the coding sequence ATGGGATCAAACTCTACATCACATAATAACCAACCTATTGCCAATGTAGTTCGCAATACGAAGCGCGTGCCAACTGGTATATTCACCAGAGGGATAAAGGCAAGCGAGACCGCACAATCAATATTGCACAGCGAAGTTAAACCAGCTGACAGCTATTTCAGTGATTCATCGGATTCATCCGACCTATCTGAGCCGCTTTCTACCTTTTCTGACTCTGCATTGGATGATGAGAGCTGTAGTTCACCCAGGAATTACACCGATGACGAACTGCTTGCTATGAAGTACCTAATGATAGCAACACTAAAGACTAAATTCACATCATTGGGCGCAGCTTTCCAGTGCATGGATATTGACAATTGCGGTGCAGTAGATCGCGATTCATTTTTCATGTTTGTTGAAAACCTTTGTATCGCATCATTCGAGAATTCTGATATGCCATACCTTTTCGACATGTTAAAGGATGCTTCCAGCGATGCAATAACAATGTCGTCTCTATATCACAGCAGCGGCGAAACCATAACTACCACCAAGGGGTTACACGACAGGTTACAGCACGCATATGGAAGCGCACGTTTAGCATTTGTAAAACAGTGTGGTCCTTTAAAGATGAGCACGACTTGTTCCGATTCAGATTTCGTTGCCATGTGCACCAACATTGGTGTACCCGAAGCCACAGCTCGGGACCTATTCAAGAAGTTAGACGTATGTGATAATGGCTATGTTACTGTAATGACAATGTTGAAGCTGATGTGCGGTGACTGGACTTTCGAGGACGCTGTTGCAAAGGAATCTGTTGCTTCATCGAGTTATAACCAGATATTAGGATATTGGACAACCGACGATTACGATAGTTTCAGGAAAGAGCTAAAGGATCATGAGAGTTCGGTCTTTGATGTTCTCGATTACGGTGTAGACGTTTCATTGGTAGACAATACCTGGGAAGAGCCCTGCAGCCTGGCTGACGAGGGTAATACCATAAAGCGATATATGGATTTAGTGATTAAACCGGCAATTACTGCCCATCCGTACTATAAATCATTATCTTTGGTACAAAAGCAATATATTGCAACTCTATTAACGGAGTCGCGTCAAAAGAGTGGTTCTGTTGTTATTGCTCAGGGTGACAAGGATTTTCCCCTGTATCTACTGTTATCTGGTCTTTTGGAGTCGTCATACACTACTTATATTTTCGTGGAATCCTACAAAACAGAGGTTGAAGTTGGTACATGGTTGGATTTCGACAGTTTGGTGAATAAACAAGTTGCAACCATGACATACACCGTTAGCGATACGGATGAAGCACTATTAGGTCGCATTGATCGTCGCAAGTTCCACGAAACTGTTGTGCCAATGGTTGAAACACGTATTAAACGAGTGGCAGTAATTGCCACCTTCCTTTCTAAGGTTTCCTGTCTGGAAGGTCTGGATGATAATGACATTCATCTTATAGCGTGCGCTAGCGTTGTACGCAAGCGTAAGATGCACGAAACAATATATCGTCAAGGTGATAAACCAGACTGGTTCTATATAATCTTTGACGGTTCAGTTGATCTATGTATGCCAGGATCACGTGATAATACAGCTATCACCCTTTTTACAACATCGCTATTGGGTACTGAAGAAGTCATTAATTCAATGCCGGCTTATAGTAATACGGTAATTGCAAGCTCATCTACAGTTCTGTTACTTGGATGGCCTGCTGGGTCATTTAAATCAGTTTTTGGTGCAGCTTGCGAGCGTATTAAGGATGCTTCTTTGAAGGCACATTCGCAATGTTGCCATCTGTTCAGCCAGATGCTGGAAGCTTCTAAGAATGCAGGTACAAAATCTAGCAAGTCGGTGTCATTTTCACCCGATACAGCTGATAACAATGTTTAA
- a CDS encoding Cyclic nucleotide-binding domain family protein: MQLSSSRNAIGCEREVELSRLSINNEPLIFNDNIGAAPAESNGSRESARRQKLISLYSDILDLLKQNRTKAPPVPIQQSKQTKTILVPVPADSKRKPRANKDSRRQHETSKSRSKSPDDVMSTDTLPMAPSAAPLSETKEAAATPLAHEKTSITAGGVEYNNKLPSNPSVGKEEGLAASEAENLDTVVAPSTFENQDEAFSDNLLSSAPQSDAEDSHTLSDIGERNHELDISDDVMEEQPSIRNESLQSSDTIPLSEPEVPPSDSTPLSPDSISSVLEQNIAIRISSSINDVSPSRVSDSDFSDRSCQDVTSLHENESTVSSHSPPDAELDDNKLAPDAMSWSDSISSETSLTPDDKEAFSPIVSHEDDAPVAQPVTSVATNVDESETDMIVNDDVEPPLSLGTNVVSVEHSIHSTSRSSTQDNVEEARHISKPPSAISDTESISGYSETPSLEYENSTVVLPGASIQPLTEQKRQILDALMLLLESVPILKDLPKERLRSLLPYFKLQSYPPRAAIILAGEKPRYFYILASGTVSAYSYEGVNKPNRLLRKYLNTDYFGELSLINKQACTSYIIAESHVTVQTMSGSNFLKLLKDLLPKFRERALASYSSNKNDDTNAEVTTVKKDFPDVSQFISGIPIVNVLAKQQNVAKLFRYRELSDGEILVKSILELRDLCVVYKGALDVKLHGSKKIAVIDPKSFIGGVDCFDSQVVDAMASSHLVASGDTLLLILDGDILRERCKNVLEHVRHFLEQYFRDKLQELELLQGVDSLSARFERITHSVNATISLTQQSSIAGSFINDSSEGELDSEDGSPVSVSTDTPYVSALTGSKMSFVETPNDSIETKSMEDDSDIMSSSKEASIQSNDRSDAPAAASISVASSIQQNDLDSDTMVTTETSDLDDSDSFTSNTI; the protein is encoded by the coding sequence ATGCAATTAAGCAGTTCACGCAACGCCATAGGTTGTGAAAGGGAGGTTGAGCTCTCCAGGTTGTCTATTAACAATGAGCCACTTATTTTTAATGACAATATCGGCGCCGCGCCTGCTGAATCAAACGGATCACGGGAATCTGCTAGGAGGCAAAAGCTAATATCTCTATATAGTGATATTTTGGACTTACTTAAGCAAAATAGGACGAAGGCACCTCCAGTGCCTATTCAACAAAGCAAGCAGACGAAAACTATATTGGTTCCCGTTCCGGCAGACAGCAAACGCAAGCCCCGAGCCAACAAGGATTCCAGGAGACAACACGAAACAAGTAAGAGTAGAAGTAAATCACCAGACGATGTAATGTCTACGGACACCTTGCCTATGGCGCCATCTGCAGCACCTCTATCAGAAACTAAAGAAGCTGCTGCGACACCGTTGGCACATGAAAAAACGTCGATAACTGCAGGCGGAGTAGAGTATAATAACAAGTTGCCTTCAAATCCGTCAGTCGGCAAAGAGGAAGGATTAGCAGCCTCAGAAGCAGAAAACCTAGATACAGTTGTTGCGCCATCGACATTTGAAAATCAAGATGAAGCGTTCAGCGACAATCTACTTTCATCGGCTCCTCAATCAGACGCAGAAGATTCACATACATTATCGGATATTGGTGAACGCAACCATGAACTTGATATCTCCGATGATGTTATGGAAGAACAACCATCTATTCGAAATGAGTCACTACAAAGCAGTGATACTATACCATTGTCTGAACCAGAGGTCCCTCCTAGTGATTCAACGCCATTATCGCCAGACTCAATATCAAGTGTTCTTGAGcaaaatatcgcaattcGTATTTCTTCATCAATCAATGACGTTTCACCCAGCAGAGTTTCGGATTCCGATTTTAGCGACCGATCGTGCCAAGATGTTACCTCGTTACATGAAAATGAATCAACCGTTTCTTCACATAGTCCGCCGGATGCAGAACTGGATGATAACAAACTAGCACCCGATGCAATGTCGTGGTCGGATAGCATATCAAGTGAAACAAGTTTGACTCCGGATGACAAGGAGGCATTTAGCCCTATAGTCTCGCATGAAGATGATGCTCCAGTGGCACAACCTGTAACGTCTGTCGCCACAAATGTGGATGAAAGTGAAACGGATATGATAGTAAATGACGATGTTGAGCCTCCGCTATCGTTAGGCACAAACGTAGTTTCCGTAGAACATTCTATTCATTCTACATCAAGGTCAAGCACTCAAGATAATGTTGAAGAGGCGAGACATATCTCAAAGCCTCCATCAGCTATATCGGATACTGAAAGCATCAGTGGTTATTCGGAAACTCCTTCTCTTGAGTATGAAAACTCTACAGTCGTACTTCCTGGCGCTTCAATTCAGCCTTTGACGGAGCAGAAACGACAGATTCTAGATGCTTTAATGTTGTTGTTGGAAAGTGTCCCAATTTTAAAGGATCTACCAAAAGAAAGGTTACGTAGCCTACTTCCTTACTTCAAGCTGCAGTCATATCCGCCTAGAGCAGCTATTATTCTAGCTGGTGAGAAACCACGTTATTTCTACATTTTAGCATCGGGAACTGTATCTGCGTATTCTTACGAGGGGGTGAACAAACCGAATCGATTGCTGCGCAAGTACCTTAATACTGACTATTTTGGGGAGTTATCGCTGATTAACAAGCAGGCCTGTACATCTTACATTATTGCAGAGAGCCATGTGACGGTGCAGACAATGTCAGGATCAAATTTCTTGAAGCTTCTGAAAGACTTGCTGCCCAAATTTAGAGAACGTGCTTTGGCTTCGTACTCTTCCAACAAAAATGACGACACTAACGCTGAAGTTACGACTGTTAAGAAAGATTTCCCAGATGTGTCTCAGTTCATAAGCGGTATACCTATTGTCAACGTACTTGCCAAGCAGCAGAATGTAGCCAAACTCTTCAGATACAGGGAACTATCTGACGGTGAGATCCTTGTGAAATCCATTCTAGAGTTACGTGATTTGTGTGTTGTTTATAAAGGTGCCCTCGATGTAAAGCTACACGGATCTAAAAAGATTGCTGTTATAGACCCCAAATCATTTATCGGTGGTGTAGACTGTTTTGATAGCCAAGTAGTTGATGCCATGGCATCAAGTCATTTGGTTGCTAGTGGTGACACTTTATTGCTCATTTTAGACGGTGATATATTGAGAGAGCGATGTAAAAATGTACTGGAACATGTACGTCATTTTCTGGAGCAATACTTCCGGGACAAATTGCAGGAGCTTGAGCTTCTGCAGGGCGTAGACAGTTTATCAGCGCGTTTTGAGCGTATAACCCATTCGGTCAATGCAACTATTAGTCTAACTCAGCAAAGCTCTATAGCAGGTTCATTTATTAATGACTCCTCTGAAGGTGAACTGGATTCTGAAGATGGATCTCCTGTTTCTGTTAGCACCGATACACCTTATGTATCCGCTTTAACTGGATCTAAGATGTCTTTTGTAGAGACTCCGAATGACAGTATTGAAACGAAAAGCATGGAAGATGATAGTGATATTATGTCGTCATCTAAAGAAGCATCTATTCAATCGAATGATAGAAGCGACGCTCCTGCTGCAGCATCTATTAGCGTTGCAAGCAGTATTCAACAAAATGATTTGGATTCTGATACTATGGTGACAACTGAAACCAGTGATTTAGACGACAGTGATTCGTTTACCAGCAATACTATATAG